In Hyperolius riggenbachi isolate aHypRig1 chromosome 1, aHypRig1.pri, whole genome shotgun sequence, the genomic window TTCTCAGGCAAAGTCTGTTATCATTTCTTCTGTTCAAGCCAAACACTTCCAAATGGAGATTGACTGCATCTCAAAACAAAAGACATTACCAAACCAAAGTCGTCTTAGAAAGCTTAGTCCCTTTTTAGACAAAAATGGGTTGCTTAGAGTAGGTGGACGTTTGTCTCTTGCTGAACTTTCAGAGGTAGAGAAGCAGCCTATCATCATACCTCACGATCATCACGTTGCTACACTGCTTGTTAGGTACTATCATGAACAAGTTGTCCACCAAGGGCGCCACATCACAGAGGGTGCAATTAGATCTGCAGGTTTCTGGATCCTTGGTGGCAAACGCTTGGTATCAGCAGTCATACACAAATGTGTCACCTGTCGCAAGCTGAGAGGGAAACTACAAACTCAAAAGATGGCAGAGCTACCAAAAGACAGAGTGGTTGCTGAACCACCTTTCACTAATGTAGGTTTGGACGTGTTCGGTCCTTGGTCAGTGTTAACCCGCCGCACTAGAGGAGGCAGTGCGGACAGCAAGCGCTGGGCAGTACTTTTCACGTGTCTGTCTACCCGAGCTGTACATATAGAGCTACTTGAAGCCATGTCAACTTCAAGCTTCATTAACGCTTTGAGGAGATTCTTCTCAGTTCGTGGCCCAGCAAAACTACTCCGCTCCGACAGAGGAACAAACTTTGTGGGAGCTTGCAAGGAACTTGGCATTTGTGTTGGTGACTCACAGTTGAAGAACTTTCTACATGATAAAGGATGTACATGGGTTTTCAATCCTCCACACTCCTCTCACATGGGTGGTGTCTGGGAGAGACTTATAGGTATAGCCAGGCGAATCTTGGATGCTATGTTGCTACAAAATAAATCTGCTCACTTGACCCATGAAACTTTAAGTACCTTTATGGCAGAGGTTACAGCCATCATGAATGCCAGACCCTTAGTTCCTGTATCTTCAGACCCGGATACACCTATGGTCCTCACCCCAGCAATGTTGTTGACTCAAAAAACAAACTCTTTGTCTGCTCCATCTAAAGACCTAAACACAACACAAGTTCAAGTTAAGCAGTGGAAACAAGTGCAATGCTTAGCAGACACCTTTTGGAAAAGATGGAAGAGGGAGTATCTTTCCACTTTGCAGCGCAGAAGGAAATGGACTGAGGACTGTCCAAACATAAAAGTGGGTGACGTTGTTCTGCTAAAAAATGACCAAGAGGGCAGGAATGAGTGGCCCGTGGGACTTGTTGTAAACACACTGCCAAGTGGAGATGGCAAGGTTAGAAAGGTGGAGGTTAAAATCACCAAAAATGGGACTGCCAGAGTTTATCTTAGACCTATCACTGACATTATAATTCTAGTCTCAGATTAGTCAGGatttcattttattgtttttgtgttCTCTGCATAGTGATAGGTTATATAAGTAGTGACATAATAAATAATGCCAGGCAGGGAGTGTTCTGCCCATATCTACTAATATGGGCATTCAATAAGCTAAAATGTGATGTTATGCTGACACCTAGTGGTACTAGTGAGCAATTATGTTTAGTCAGATCAGAATTACAGGATGATGTAATTTCATGGGAGGGTCTCAACCCTTGAACTGGAACTTCCTGTCTTCCATTTTGTGAGAAGCCTTCAGCTGAATAACAGCATATGGCAAGAGCTCTTACTATTTCAGGACTAAATGGTGGAATTGTCCGTAAGTACTTAAGCCTATGGGATGATATAATGCTTAATGTGCTGTAGTGATGTTTCATGTACTGATTAGTGCATTCTGTATTTGTTTATGTTGCAGTTTTACAAAGTAAAGTGTAATTCATCAAAGATTCAAACAGACTCAAGGTCTCACGTGTCTTACTACTGGATTACTTAATGTTAAGCTGTCTGACTAGTGTTATACAACTACTCAATAACGCGAAGCAGaacattttcagtgctgctgagtagatttttagtccggaggttcactaagTATTATACTGTCTGAAGATTTTGGCAgttccttgtttaacggacatccgaggtgaaaataaactgacgagaaaaataattttctctatcctccttcttctaaaaatgatgcATTCCATTGCCACTTCCGGGTACTGCCCGACTTATGAGTCAATAGAAGTGGCAGCGGAGTGCGGGGATCTGAGCGAACGACAGAGAGGAGTGAGAAGGCTGTGTGCACGGCAGCTGGTACCAGCCTCATACAAGAACGTGGAACAACAGCCCTCCAGTAGCCAACAAAACGGGGGAGAGCGTCTAACAAACTGATGCTGTTGAAAACGTCAGGAAATTGTAAGTACAATGTATTTTAGGAATAaactttttatatacagtatt contains:
- the LOC137560523 gene encoding uncharacterized protein, whose protein sequence is MFELISSELDTDFDAVQFFTDSKTVLGYICNTTRRFYLYVSNRVNRIRQSTQTDQWFYVPTEHNPADYATRPTQVACLQNSIWFSGPSFLYQSHCQNMNTANMYPLIEPEADPEIRSEVTSLSTKASQATFHSHCFERFSSWKVLVKTLARLIHVSKSFKRETNSSQVRGWKSFHEQVDLEELSQAKSVIISSVQAKHFQMEIDCISKQKTLPNQSRLRKLSPFLDKNGLLRVGGRLSLAELSEVEKQPIIIPHDHHVATLLVRYYHEQVVHQGRHITEGAIRSAGFWILGGKRLVSAVIHKCVTCRKLRGKLQTQKMAELPKDRVVAEPPFTNVGLDVFGPWSVLTRRTRGGSADSKRWAVLFTCLSTRAVHIELLEAMSTSSFINALRRFFSVRGPAKLLRSDRGTNFVGACKELGICVGDSQLKNFLHDKGCTWVFNPPHSSHMGGVWERLIGIARRILDAMLLQNKSAHLTHETLSTFMAEVTAIMNARPLVPVSSDPDTPMVLTPAMLLTQKTNSLSAPSKDLNTTQVQVKQWKQVQCLADTFWKRWKREYLSTLQRRRKWTEDCPNIKVGDVVLLKNDQEGRNEWPVGLVVNTLPSGDGKVRKVEVKITKNGTARVYLRPITDIIILVSD